A genomic stretch from Shewanella woodyi ATCC 51908 includes:
- a CDS encoding HD domain-containing phosphohydrolase yields MLRHSLILDNEPSALRKLKHIHLSTKVIYPAITRIAVALYDSDTGMVRTFIYSGDDTPLNHYYALLKDCYSLNQIAETQQSRLEQDLSVFENSKHLHAQKIFEAGFRSSYSLPIIIDDGLVGFIFFNAEQTQAFEPACLDHLELVGNLISLVISSELASIRTLASTMRTAIDVTHFRDPETGEHLQRMAHYSRLIVSKIADEFDLDDNFAEHLFLFAPLHDIGKITIPDEILLKNGKLLPKERALMQTHSIEGYKLVDRLLENYHLNSLSHTHMLRNIVLYHHESLDGKGYPEGLVGDEIPIEARVVAVADIFDALTSERPYKQAWSNQQAAEELTKLAGVKLDASCVNALLASMDEVELIQHTYRESTLA; encoded by the coding sequence ATGTTACGTCACTCTTTAATTTTAGATAATGAGCCCTCGGCTTTACGTAAGCTAAAACATATCCACCTCTCGACTAAGGTCATCTATCCGGCAATAACCCGAATTGCAGTGGCACTTTATGACTCTGATACTGGTATGGTGCGAACCTTTATCTATAGTGGTGATGACACCCCACTAAACCATTACTACGCACTTTTAAAAGATTGTTACTCGCTAAACCAGATTGCCGAAACACAGCAATCTAGGCTAGAACAAGACTTATCAGTATTTGAAAACAGTAAACATCTACATGCACAGAAAATATTCGAAGCGGGTTTTCGAAGTAGCTACAGTCTACCAATCATCATAGATGATGGCTTAGTCGGATTTATATTCTTCAATGCAGAACAAACTCAAGCATTTGAACCAGCCTGTTTAGATCACCTTGAGTTGGTCGGTAACTTAATTTCACTGGTGATATCCAGTGAGCTGGCTAGCATAAGAACATTGGCATCGACCATGCGAACCGCCATTGACGTTACTCATTTCCGCGATCCAGAAACTGGCGAGCACCTGCAGCGTATGGCCCATTACTCTCGCTTGATCGTAAGTAAAATTGCCGACGAATTCGATCTTGATGATAACTTCGCAGAGCACCTTTTTCTGTTTGCTCCACTGCACGATATCGGCAAGATCACCATTCCTGATGAGATCTTACTCAAAAATGGCAAACTACTGCCAAAGGAGAGAGCCTTGATGCAGACACACAGCATTGAGGGCTATAAACTAGTCGATCGCCTTTTAGAAAATTATCACCTCAATAGTCTAAGTCACACTCATATGCTGAGAAATATTGTTCTCTACCACCATGAAAGCTTAGATGGAAAGGGTTATCCCGAAGGGCTAGTCGGCGATGAGATCCCTATCGAAGCCAGAGTCGTTGCTGTTGCAGATATCTTTGATGCATTAACCAGTGAGCGCCCCTATAAACAGGCATGGAGTAACCAACAAGCAGCAGAGGAGTTAACTAAGCTCGCTGGCGTGAAACTCGATGCCAGCTGTGTGAATGCGCTACTTGCTTCAATGGATGAAGTTGAACTCATTCAACATACCTATCGTGAGAGCACTCTGGCTTAA
- a CDS encoding DUF3465 domain-containing protein, protein MQKSNIKGTLVRWKDDKGFGFIQAEPELDRDVFIHASTLSHMSRRPKEGDIIYFQLERKSDGKFNAVEAYIDGVECKSEEDTNSKAKKGLRSQQRDTINSRKSANQSQGQTRGILYRIGIMMLVLAGASFAYNRVVGSSGVANDSFELSQSSIIAADNTPSSISNTGVNAISKAYQNRLNGVQVSSSGTVVKLLDDDNEGSRHQRFILCLSNEQTLLVAHNIDLSPRIETLALGDIVEFNGQYEFNSKGGVIHWTHDDPQGKHVSGWLKHNGQIYH, encoded by the coding sequence ATGCAGAAGAGTAATATCAAAGGCACCTTAGTTCGCTGGAAAGATGATAAAGGCTTCGGTTTTATCCAAGCTGAGCCTGAATTAGATAGAGATGTCTTTATTCATGCCTCAACCCTAAGCCATATGAGCAGGCGCCCCAAAGAGGGAGATATTATCTATTTTCAACTTGAGCGAAAATCAGACGGTAAATTCAATGCTGTTGAAGCATATATTGATGGTGTTGAATGTAAGAGTGAAGAGGATACCAACTCTAAGGCGAAAAAAGGTCTGAGAAGTCAACAAAGAGATACCATTAACAGCCGAAAAAGTGCGAATCAGTCTCAGGGGCAGACGAGAGGTATCCTCTATCGCATCGGGATCATGATGTTGGTATTGGCTGGTGCGAGCTTCGCTTATAACAGGGTGGTGGGCTCTTCGGGAGTAGCTAATGACTCATTTGAGCTGTCACAAAGCAGTATCATTGCCGCAGACAATACACCCTCTTCCATATCAAATACTGGGGTTAATGCTATATCTAAGGCTTATCAAAATAGGCTAAATGGCGTGCAGGTTAGTTCGTCTGGTACGGTTGTTAAGCTACTTGATGATGACAATGAGGGCAGTCGCCATCAGAGGTTTATTCTGTGTCTATCCAATGAGCAAACCTTGCTGGTTGCCCATAATATTGATCTCTCTCCTCGTATTGAAACTCTTGCTCTAGGTGATATTGTCGAATTTAACGGTCAATATGAGTTCAACAGTAAGGGAGGCGTTATTCATTGGACCCATGATGACCCCCAAGGAAAGCATGTTAGCGGCTGGCTTAAGCATAATGGCCAAATTTACCATTAG
- a CDS encoding O-acetylhomoserine aminocarboxypropyltransferase/cysteine synthase family protein — MKLESLALHHGYESEATTKAAAVPIYQTTSYTFDDTQHGADLFDLKVPGNIYTRIMNPTTDVLEQRLAAIEGGIGALAVASGMAAITYAIQALTQVGDNIVSTSQLYGGTYNLFAHTLPRQGVDVRMAAFDDFDGLEALIDENTKALFCESIGNPAGNIVDIERLANIAHKHGIPLMVDNTVATPVLCKPFEYGADIVIHSLTKYIGGHGTTIGGVIIDSGKFDWAAQPKRFALLNEPDASYHGVVYTQAFGPAAFIGRCRVVPLRNTGAALAPQSAFLLLQGLETLSLRMERHCSNALTLAEYLEKHPKVSWVNYAALPNSPFQDNCHKITNGKASGIISFGIKSTLAGGGKEAGGHFIDGLKMILRLVNIGDAKSLACHPASTTHRQLDAEELAKAGVSEDLVRISVGIEHIDDIIFDVEQALEQVR, encoded by the coding sequence ATGAAACTCGAGTCACTGGCACTGCACCACGGATACGAATCGGAAGCCACCACTAAAGCTGCTGCGGTTCCTATCTACCAAACCACGTCTTACACTTTCGATGATACCCAGCATGGCGCCGATCTATTTGATCTTAAAGTTCCGGGAAATATCTACACACGCATCATGAATCCCACCACTGATGTGTTGGAACAAAGATTAGCAGCCATCGAAGGAGGCATAGGTGCATTAGCTGTGGCTTCTGGCATGGCGGCTATCACCTATGCAATTCAAGCATTGACCCAAGTGGGCGATAATATTGTCAGCACCAGCCAACTCTATGGTGGCACCTATAACCTATTTGCCCATACACTCCCTCGCCAAGGCGTCGATGTGCGTATGGCGGCCTTCGATGATTTCGATGGCTTAGAGGCCTTGATTGACGAAAATACCAAAGCACTATTTTGTGAGTCCATAGGAAACCCAGCAGGCAATATTGTCGATATTGAACGCTTAGCCAATATTGCCCATAAGCATGGTATCCCTTTAATGGTTGATAATACGGTTGCAACACCAGTACTGTGCAAACCTTTTGAGTATGGCGCCGATATCGTGATCCATTCATTAACAAAATACATTGGCGGCCACGGCACGACCATAGGTGGCGTGATTATCGACTCAGGTAAATTTGATTGGGCTGCGCAACCTAAGCGCTTTGCCTTACTCAACGAGCCCGACGCCTCCTATCACGGCGTTGTTTATACCCAAGCTTTTGGCCCAGCCGCCTTTATAGGCCGTTGCCGTGTTGTGCCCCTGCGTAATACGGGGGCGGCACTTGCACCTCAAAGTGCGTTTCTACTACTTCAAGGCTTAGAAACATTGTCGCTTCGTATGGAGCGTCACTGTAGCAACGCGCTGACACTCGCTGAATATTTAGAGAAACATCCAAAAGTCAGCTGGGTGAACTATGCAGCCCTACCAAATAGTCCCTTTCAAGATAATTGCCATAAGATCACCAATGGCAAAGCATCGGGGATCATCAGTTTTGGCATTAAATCGACCCTTGCTGGCGGTGGGAAAGAGGCGGGGGGTCACTTTATCGATGGCTTAAAAATGATCTTACGTTTGGTGAATATTGGTGATGCAAAATCACTAGCATGTCATCCAGCTTCAACCACTCACAGGCAACTCGATGCAGAGGAGCTAGCTAAAGCAGGCGTAAGTGAAGACTTAGTTCGAATATCAGTGGGTATTGAGCATATCGATGATATTATTTTTGATGTTGAGCAAGCACTGGAACAGGTAAGATAA
- a CDS encoding LysR family transcriptional regulator: MKINKDRLSAFYQVAISKNFHTAADALCITQPALSQRVLKLEQEIETTLFIRGNDGVTLTQSGLLLLEYVRNLSSMELEVLAKISGRSNGGRCGTLRVAAYSSILRSVIMPALKPILDSSEDIHVEFFSREMRDLPSMLKTGEADFIVLDHFNDLINFNKVKIGEEEIVHARHKEHTDENQVFLDHDIQDMTTFSFFKSQGLGDVSLKRCYYDDIYGVIDGVKLGFGQAIVSRHLISDLNDIEIIPYPHIVSNPLVLYYHSNQYLTSLYQEVIDTLKNRAALFLQP, from the coding sequence ATGAAGATAAATAAGGACAGGTTATCGGCTTTTTATCAGGTCGCCATATCAAAAAACTTCCACACAGCCGCTGATGCCCTGTGCATCACTCAACCTGCACTCTCCCAGAGGGTACTCAAACTGGAGCAGGAGATAGAGACCACACTGTTTATCAGAGGCAATGACGGTGTCACTCTCACCCAATCTGGCCTACTTCTCTTAGAGTATGTGCGTAACCTATCGAGTATGGAGCTGGAGGTATTAGCCAAAATATCGGGCCGCAGTAACGGTGGTAGATGTGGAACCCTAAGAGTGGCGGCATATAGCTCAATACTGCGTTCTGTCATTATGCCCGCCCTAAAACCTATTTTAGACAGCTCAGAGGATATTCATGTGGAGTTCTTCAGCCGTGAGATGAGAGATCTCCCCTCCATGCTAAAAACCGGTGAGGCTGATTTTATTGTATTGGATCACTTCAACGATCTCATCAACTTCAACAAGGTAAAAATAGGTGAAGAGGAGATAGTTCACGCTCGTCACAAAGAGCACACAGATGAAAATCAGGTCTTTTTAGATCATGACATTCAGGATATGACCACCTTCAGCTTTTTTAAAAGTCAGGGGTTAGGCGATGTCAGCCTTAAGCGCTGCTATTACGACGATATCTATGGGGTGATCGATGGAGTCAAACTGGGATTTGGTCAAGCTATCGTCTCCCGCCATTTAATCTCTGACTTAAACGACATTGAGATCATCCCCTACCCACACATCGTCAGTAATCCTCTCGTTCTCTATTACCATAGTAATCAGTATTTAACCTCTCTCTATCAAGAGGTAATTGATACCCTTAAAAATCGCGCAGCCCTATTTTTACAGCCTTAA
- a CDS encoding alpha-amylase family glycosyl hydrolase has product MTRLNSALRKPHLLPLLATLIATPSLASDTDVSNTVNYSTDVIYQIVTDRFLDGDSGNNPPPAMLDSSCSNLKKYCGGDWQGIIDKLNDGYFSDMGITALWISQPVENIHGVLNDAQGSTSYHAYWARDFKRTNPYFGTFNRFDTLIQTAHNLGIKIIIDFAPNHSSPASSDDSSYAENGRLYNDGVLMGGYSNDSANLFHHNGGTDFSTIEDGIYRNLFDLADFNHENQQMGQYLQEAIALWLDKGVDGIRVDAVKHMPLGWQKKWMSAIYKHKPVFSFGEWFLGSNEVDPANHDFANNSGMSLLDFQFAQTTRKVFRDQTADMRALDQMIQATSSSYQEVIDQVTFIDNHDMDRFQQTGVNQRRIEQALAFTLTSRGVPGIYYGTEQYLTGNGDPDNRAMMPNFNQTTTAYNVIKALAPLRKSNPALAYGDTQERWSNSDVYVYERQFGSSVVLVAINRSSSQSYNLTGLFAALPQGNYPDILSGKLNGNSIDVSANGAVTPFNLSSGEVGVWQYTASETQPKLGHVGPMMAAPGDTLTLDGRGFGNTGAVQVGATNAQVLSWSDTQVKIQIPTISAGTYSVKLTTSNGQSSYPDLDVLTGPQKSVRFILENGYTQWGEAIYLVGNTPELGSWDPNKAIGPFYNQVVEQYPNWYQDVSVPTNTQLQFKFIKKNGNQVIWESGSNHQLSAGSTDSSIRVNWQ; this is encoded by the coding sequence AAACTCTGCCTTACGAAAGCCTCATCTACTGCCGCTGCTTGCCACCCTGATTGCCACTCCAAGCTTAGCTAGCGACACGGATGTGAGTAATACGGTGAACTATTCAACCGATGTGATATATCAGATAGTCACCGACCGTTTTCTAGACGGGGATAGCGGTAATAACCCGCCACCAGCCATGTTAGATAGCAGTTGTAGCAACCTAAAAAAATATTGTGGTGGTGATTGGCAGGGGATCATAGATAAACTCAACGATGGGTATTTTAGCGATATGGGGATCACCGCATTGTGGATCTCTCAGCCCGTCGAAAATATTCACGGTGTGCTCAATGACGCCCAAGGAAGCACCTCCTATCATGCTTACTGGGCCAGAGACTTTAAGCGAACCAACCCCTACTTTGGTACTTTCAACAGGTTCGATACCTTAATCCAAACCGCACATAACTTAGGGATTAAGATCATTATCGATTTTGCCCCCAACCACAGCTCACCCGCTTCCAGTGATGACAGCAGTTATGCTGAAAATGGCCGACTCTATAATGATGGCGTCTTGATGGGCGGCTATAGTAATGATTCTGCCAACTTGTTTCACCACAACGGCGGTACCGATTTTTCAACCATTGAAGATGGCATCTATCGCAATCTCTTCGACTTAGCCGACTTTAATCATGAAAACCAACAGATGGGTCAGTATCTACAGGAGGCTATTGCCCTGTGGTTAGATAAGGGCGTCGATGGGATCCGCGTGGATGCAGTCAAGCATATGCCCTTAGGCTGGCAGAAGAAGTGGATGAGCGCCATCTACAAACATAAACCCGTATTTAGTTTCGGGGAGTGGTTTTTGGGCAGCAATGAGGTTGATCCCGCTAACCATGATTTTGCCAACAATAGCGGCATGAGTCTGCTGGACTTTCAGTTTGCACAAACCACCCGTAAAGTGTTCCGCGATCAAACTGCCGATATGCGTGCACTGGATCAGATGATACAGGCAACATCCTCAAGCTATCAGGAGGTAATCGATCAAGTCACCTTTATCGACAATCACGATATGGACAGGTTCCAGCAAACAGGCGTCAATCAACGCCGCATCGAGCAGGCCCTTGCCTTCACGCTAACTTCACGTGGCGTTCCAGGGATCTACTACGGCACCGAGCAATACCTAACTGGCAACGGCGATCCTGATAATCGCGCAATGATGCCAAACTTTAATCAAACCACCACAGCCTACAATGTGATAAAAGCCCTAGCGCCTCTGCGCAAGTCTAATCCAGCACTGGCTTATGGCGATACTCAGGAGCGCTGGTCAAACTCAGATGTCTATGTTTATGAACGTCAATTTGGCAGTAGTGTGGTTCTGGTTGCCATCAATCGCAGCAGTAGCCAATCCTATAATTTAACAGGCCTCTTCGCCGCATTGCCTCAAGGAAACTACCCAGATATCCTCTCAGGTAAACTCAATGGTAACAGTATCGACGTCTCAGCCAATGGCGCCGTCACTCCATTCAACTTAAGCAGTGGAGAGGTCGGAGTTTGGCAGTATACCGCCAGTGAAACTCAACCAAAACTTGGCCATGTAGGCCCAATGATGGCAGCGCCTGGAGATACCCTCACCTTAGATGGACGAGGATTTGGCAACACAGGAGCGGTTCAAGTTGGAGCCACAAATGCACAGGTTCTTAGCTGGTCCGACACACAAGTAAAAATCCAGATCCCGACTATCTCTGCAGGCACTTACTCAGTCAAGCTCACCACATCAAACGGACAGAGCAGCTATCCAGATCTAGATGTACTTACTGGACCGCAAAAGTCGGTACGTTTTATTCTGGAAAATGGTTACACCCAATGGGGGGAAGCAATCTACCTTGTAGGTAATACCCCAGAGCTTGGTAGCTGGGATCCCAACAAAGCTATCGGCCCCTTCTATAACCAAGTTGTTGAGCAGTACCCGAACTGGTATCAAGATGTCAGCGTTCCGACAAACACCCAACTGCAATTTAAGTTTATTAAGAAAAATGGCAATCAGGTGATTTGGGAGAGCGGCAGTAACCATCAGCTCAGCGCAGGGTCTACCGACTCTAGTATCAGGGTTAATTGGCAGTAG
- the deoD gene encoding purine-nucleoside phosphorylase: MTAHINAQAGDFAETIIMPGDPLRAKYIAETYLTDAVEVTNVRNMLGYTGFYKGTRISVMGHGMGIPSMVLYAHELINDFGVKRIIRVGSLGATQKDVKLHDVILAQAAGTDSPTNAKRSSGYQMATSATFSLLHKAYTAAQDKQISVKVGNIFSGDMYYDPDEDMIPALERFGVLGVDMEVAGLYGLAHQQHIESLAILTVSDHCITGEETSAEERQLSFNQMIELALETACC; encoded by the coding sequence ATGACTGCACATATTAATGCCCAAGCTGGCGACTTTGCCGAAACCATCATCATGCCAGGCGATCCACTGCGTGCTAAGTATATTGCCGAAACTTATCTTACCGATGCTGTTGAGGTGACCAATGTAAGAAACATGCTTGGTTACACTGGCTTCTATAAAGGGACACGTATTTCGGTCATGGGACACGGTATGGGGATCCCCTCTATGGTGCTTTATGCCCATGAGCTTATTAATGATTTTGGTGTGAAACGTATCATACGTGTGGGCAGCCTAGGAGCAACACAAAAAGATGTCAAACTACACGATGTCATTTTAGCTCAAGCAGCTGGCACAGACTCTCCAACCAATGCTAAACGCAGCAGCGGCTATCAGATGGCAACTTCAGCCACATTCTCCCTACTCCATAAGGCGTATACAGCCGCACAAGATAAACAGATCAGCGTCAAGGTTGGCAATATCTTCAGTGGTGACATGTATTACGATCCCGATGAAGATATGATCCCAGCCCTTGAGCGCTTTGGCGTATTGGGAGTGGATATGGAAGTGGCGGGACTGTATGGCTTAGCCCATCAGCAACACATTGAGTCTTTGGCTATTTTAACGGTTTCAGATCACTGCATCACAGGCGAGGAAACCTCGGCCGAAGAGCGTCAGCTTTCATTTAATCAGATGATTGAGCTAGCGCTAGAAACTGCTTGTTGCTAG
- a CDS encoding Crp/Fnr family transcriptional regulator — protein MQLKPLSKGRFHSLWQQEHHDIEEIMADCVSDTRLMPAHHKLMEQGQKVSTLILVKRGRISMGYTARNARSFQLGTMECDSQIFGEMEFFSDYLCQLDIIAEEELEVQIICGDKLQRALTQKPMFALFFASAIAIDYQDTVDILTRRMLYPIAYNIAYDLYHQYLNDQPVDGFTKCYLEAERFATTDRVYRRAVKRLEELGLILRDKEEGIVINDLDGLIAYIEER, from the coding sequence ATGCAGCTAAAACCTCTCTCTAAAGGGCGATTTCATTCGCTCTGGCAGCAGGAACATCATGATATCGAAGAGATCATGGCAGACTGTGTCAGTGATACTCGTCTAATGCCCGCTCATCATAAATTGATGGAGCAGGGGCAAAAAGTGAGTACGCTTATTCTTGTTAAGCGAGGGCGGATCTCCATGGGATATACCGCGAGAAATGCGCGTAGCTTTCAGTTAGGTACTATGGAGTGCGATTCCCAGATTTTTGGTGAGATGGAGTTTTTTAGCGATTATCTGTGTCAGCTTGATATCATCGCCGAAGAGGAGTTGGAGGTTCAGATTATTTGTGGCGATAAGCTACAAAGAGCACTCACTCAAAAGCCGATGTTCGCCCTTTTTTTTGCCAGTGCAATAGCGATTGATTATCAAGATACGGTGGATATTTTGACCCGTCGTATGCTCTACCCTATTGCCTATAACATCGCTTATGATCTCTATCACCAATACCTTAATGATCAACCTGTAGATGGTTTTACTAAGTGCTATCTGGAGGCGGAACGTTTTGCCACCACTGATAGAGTCTATCGTCGTGCAGTGAAGAGGTTAGAGGAGCTGGGGCTGATCTTAAGGGATAAGGAGGAGGGGATAGTGATTAACGATCTCGATGGTTTGATCGCTTATATCGAGGAGAGATAA
- the tsgA gene encoding MFS transporter TsgA, with protein MRNKISLTLLSFLANFIMAGFATQFGMLIEPIAEKFSANINEVASIFSLLNGGALAGTIAAFFLIEKVGVKRITLISYMLIAISAASLHFTSSLSVVMIAMMLIGLCGGVGLCIAGTIVVSVWKDKIQSTILVVQDATFNVAGVVFPLITTYALSNALNWSYSYLAVGLVALITANVTLLTNFDLCEPKSDASGCKIGEKSEWNFSIISAGIGLFLGMLALYTFLTWAPMFVKEKFDIPFEEAGNIITQYWSAALVGALVSTLIVSRVKIQHFLMGMMTLALVITSIIVTTDKLEWMGYLTYGYGFTCAALYNAFIAYGVSFVKQASSKNVSYILISGSAGAMFSPAISAMFETIIGLQSVMYAIPVIYAIILTMLVVSRRQAAENSLAMA; from the coding sequence ATGAGAAATAAAATCTCTTTAACCCTGTTAAGCTTCCTCGCTAACTTTATTATGGCGGGATTTGCAACGCAGTTTGGCATGTTGATTGAACCCATTGCAGAGAAGTTTTCCGCCAATATTAATGAGGTGGCTTCTATCTTCTCTCTGCTCAATGGTGGCGCACTAGCTGGCACCATCGCCGCCTTCTTCTTGATAGAGAAGGTAGGTGTTAAGCGTATTACTCTCATCAGCTATATGCTGATTGCCATCAGTGCAGCAAGCCTACATTTCACCTCCTCCTTAAGTGTCGTAATGATCGCCATGATGCTGATTGGTCTATGTGGTGGCGTGGGCCTTTGTATTGCGGGAACCATTGTGGTCTCAGTATGGAAAGATAAAATACAGAGCACCATCTTGGTGGTCCAAGATGCGACTTTTAATGTTGCTGGTGTGGTTTTCCCGCTTATCACGACATACGCCCTGAGTAATGCACTTAACTGGAGTTACAGTTACCTAGCCGTGGGACTGGTTGCACTTATTACCGCAAACGTTACGCTGCTGACTAATTTCGATCTGTGTGAGCCTAAAAGTGATGCAAGCGGCTGTAAAATCGGTGAAAAATCTGAGTGGAACTTCTCAATAATCAGCGCAGGTATCGGTTTATTCCTCGGCATGTTAGCCCTATATACTTTCCTTACATGGGCACCTATGTTCGTTAAAGAGAAGTTTGATATCCCATTTGAGGAAGCGGGTAATATCATCACTCAATACTGGTCCGCGGCGCTTGTCGGTGCCTTAGTCTCAACACTTATCGTTTCCAGAGTCAAAATTCAGCACTTTCTGATGGGGATGATGACCTTAGCGCTAGTGATCACTAGCATCATTGTCACCACAGACAAGCTTGAATGGATGGGATATCTAACCTATGGCTACGGCTTCACCTGTGCAGCACTTTACAATGCTTTTATCGCCTATGGCGTCTCATTTGTGAAGCAAGCCAGTAGTAAAAATGTCTCCTACATCTTAATCAGCGGCAGTGCTGGCGCCATGTTCAGTCCAGCCATCAGTGCGATGTTCGAAACCATTATCGGTCTACAAAGTGTGATGTATGCCATACCAGTGATATACGCCATTATTTTAACCATGTTAGTTGTTTCACGTCGCCAAGCGGCTGAAAACAGTTTAGCTATGGCTTAA
- a CDS encoding TFIIB-type zinc ribbon-containing protein: MKCPRTNTDLTSVKVGGITVDISEACGGVFFDNHELEHFDEKHERRGQVLVEHLSQFVPPQLNLSERISCPKCTDVVMARHFYSPEHLVEIDECPGCGGIWFDYAELEKLREQFPNQRDRQRVGERFVSQMETSSRYITHQRELESKEELASRLRRRGLYFIDFFLE; this comes from the coding sequence ATGAAGTGCCCTAGAACCAATACAGATTTAACTTCCGTGAAAGTGGGTGGGATCACTGTGGATATCTCTGAAGCTTGTGGTGGTGTATTTTTTGATAATCACGAGCTTGAGCATTTTGATGAGAAACATGAAAGGAGAGGGCAGGTACTTGTTGAGCACCTTAGTCAGTTTGTGCCGCCACAACTGAATTTAAGTGAGCGTATCTCCTGTCCTAAATGTACTGATGTGGTGATGGCTAGGCACTTTTATAGTCCAGAACATCTGGTTGAAATCGATGAGTGTCCTGGGTGTGGCGGTATATGGTTTGATTATGCTGAACTTGAAAAGCTTCGAGAGCAATTTCCAAATCAAAGAGACAGGCAGAGAGTTGGAGAGAGGTTTGTCTCTCAGATGGAAACTAGCTCCCGTTATATCACTCATCAAAGGGAGCTGGAAAGCAAAGAGGAGTTGGCTAGCCGTTTACGAAGAAGAGGGCTGTACTTCATCGACTTTTTTCTAGAGTGA
- a CDS encoding methyltransferase domain-containing protein, with protein MQDKNFDTLAHKFAKNIYGTPKGDIRAAVVWRDLQLALAELGDRPLRVLDAGGGFGFFSQKLAALGHEVILCDISAEMLSLAQAQIDSAESDLNIRLVHSPIQALTLAEYGQFDLILCHAVAEWLTDARTTLSQLTELLKPGGLFSLMFYNKEAMRFHSLVSGNFDYVAAEFKIKKKVGLTPTHPLFIDDVRGWFDDWNMELVSQSGVRVIHDYLKHCQPQGFDYAKLLEMELTYSQREPYISLGRYVHFIGRG; from the coding sequence GTGCAAGACAAGAACTTCGATACACTCGCGCATAAATTTGCCAAAAATATCTATGGAACACCCAAAGGTGATATTCGAGCCGCAGTTGTTTGGCGAGATCTGCAACTGGCTCTCGCTGAGCTGGGGGACAGGCCTTTAAGAGTATTAGATGCTGGTGGCGGCTTTGGCTTTTTCAGTCAAAAGCTAGCGGCGCTTGGTCATGAAGTTATCTTGTGTGATATCTCTGCAGAGATGTTGTCTCTGGCACAAGCCCAGATAGATTCTGCTGAGAGTGACTTGAATATTCGCTTAGTTCATAGCCCTATTCAGGCGTTAACGCTAGCTGAGTATGGTCAATTTGATCTGATTTTATGTCATGCGGTGGCTGAGTGGTTGACCGATGCTAGAACGACATTAAGTCAATTAACTGAGTTACTTAAGCCTGGCGGTTTATTCTCTTTGATGTTTTATAACAAAGAGGCGATGCGTTTTCATAGTTTAGTATCGGGTAATTTTGATTATGTGGCCGCGGAGTTTAAAATTAAGAAAAAAGTGGGGCTGACGCCAACCCACCCACTGTTTATTGATGATGTAAGAGGTTGGTTTGATGACTGGAACATGGAGTTAGTATCTCAGTCTGGGGTGAGAGTTATCCATGATTACCTTAAACATTGTCAGCCACAAGGTTTCGATTACGCTAAGCTATTGGAGATGGAGCTTACCTATTCTCAGCGAGAGCCCTATATCTCTTTAGGTCGTTATGTGCACTTTATCGGTAGAGGATAA